A region of Paralichthys olivaceus isolate ysfri-2021 chromosome 24, ASM2471397v2, whole genome shotgun sequence DNA encodes the following proteins:
- the kpnb3 gene encoding importin-5, whose protein sequence is MAEQQQFYLLLGNLMSPDNDVRKQSEETYDTIPGQNKITFLLQAIRDASAAEEVRQMAAVLLRRLLSSSFEEIYPGLTMEMQTVIKTELLTSIQQETLPNIRKKVCDIAAELSRNLIDDDGNNQWPELLKFLFDSVNSDNVGLREAALHIFWNFPGIFGNQQQHYMEVIKRMLVQCMQDQANPQIRTLAARAAASFVLSNESNTALLKHFADLLPGILQAVNESCYQSDDSVLKSLVEIADTVPKYLRPNLDATLQLCLKLCADTNLTNMQRQLSLEVIVTLSETAAAMLRKHTAIVAQSVPQMLAMMVDLEDDDEWAMADELEDDDFDSNAVAGESALDRIACGLGGKIILPMIKQHIMQMLQNPDWKYRHAGLMALSAIGEGCHQQMEAILQEIVSFVLIFCSDPHPRVRYAACNAIGQMATDFAPTFQKKFHDKVISALLQTMEDQSNPRVQAHAAAALINFTEDCPKSLLIPYLDSLVQHLHVIMVAKLQELIQKGTKLVLEQVVTSIASVADTAEEKFVPYYDLFMPSLKHIVENAVQKELRLLRGKTIECISLIGLAVGKDKFMPDASAVMQLLLKTQTDFNDLEDDDPQISYMISAWARMCKILGKEFQQYLPVVMGPLMKTASIKPEVALLDTQDMENISEDDGWEFVNLGDQQSFGIKTAGLEEKATACQMLVCYAKELKEGFVEYTEQVVKLMVPLLKFYFHDGVRVAAAESMPLLLECARVRGPEYLTQMWHFMCDALIKAIGTEPDSDVLSEIMHSFAKCIELMGDGCLNNEHFEELGGILKGKLEEHFKNQDLRQTKRQDEDYDEQVEETLQDEDENDVYILTKVSDILHSVFSSYKEKVLPWFEQLLQLIVQLICPNRPWADRQWGLCIFDDVVEHCSPSSFKYAEYFLQPMLQSLCDTSPEVRQAAAYGVGVMAQYGGENYRQFCTEAIPLLVRVIQAAESRSKENVNATENCISAVGKVMRFRPECVNVNEILPHWLSWLPLNEDKEEAVHTFDFLCDLIESNNPIVLGPDNSNLPKIFLIIAEGVANESVKSEDACSKRLANDIRQVQMSAGLWTQCVSSLNETQQKAIQDLLNTA, encoded by the exons ATGGCGGAACAGCAGCAGTTCTATCTCTTGCTGGGCAACCTGATGAGCCCCGACAACGACGTCAGGAAACAATCGGAG GAGACCTATGACACTATCCCGGGCCAGAACAAGATCACATTCTTGCTGCAGGCCATCAGAGATGcatctgctgcagaggag GTCAGACAGAtggctgcagtgctgctgcgGCGGCTGCTGTCATCGTCCTTCGAGGAGATCTACCCGGGCCTGACCATGGAGATGCAGACGGTCATCAAGACGGAACTGCTGACCAGCATCCAGCAGGAGACCTTGCCAAACATCCGCAAGAAGGTCTGCGACATTGCAGCCGAGCTCTCCCGCAACCTCATTG atGATGATGGAAATAACCAGTGGCCAGAGCTGCTCAAGTTTCTGTTTGACTCTGTCAACTCTGACAATGTCGGCCTGCGAGAGGCTGCACTCCACATATTCTG GAACTTCCCAGGAATTTTTgggaaccagcagcagcattatatggagGTTATCAAACGTATGCTTGTTCAGTGCATGCAGGACCAGGCTAACCCACAG ATTCGTACCCTGGCGGCTCGGGCTGCAGCATCCTTCGTTCTGTCCAACGAAAGCAACACCGCTCTGCTGAAGCACTTTGCCGACCTCCTGCCAGGAATCCTGCAG gcGGTGAACGAGTCCTGCTACCAGAGCGACGACTCTGTGCTCAAGTCCTTGGTGGAAATTGCAGACACGGTGCCCAAATACCTGAGGCCCAACCTGGACGcgactctgcagctctgtttgaag TTGTGTGCAGACACCAACCTGACGAACATGCAGAGGCAGTTGTCATTGGAAGTCATTGTCACCTTATCTGAGACAGCAGCAGCCATGCTGAGGAAACACACTGCCATTGTGGCTCAGAGTG TGCCCCAGATGCTGGCTATGATGGTGGACCTGGAGGATGACGATGAGTGGGCCATGGCTGATGAGTTGGAGGATGATGACTTTGATAG TAACGCTGTGGCGGGGGAGAGTGCTCTGGACAGGATCGCCTGCGGTCTGGGAGGAAAGATTATTTTGCCCATGATCAAACAGCACATCATGCAGATGCTGCAGAACC CTGACTGGAAGTACCGTCACGCTGGGCTGATGGCGCTGTCAGCCATTGGTGAGGGCTGCCACCAGCAGATGGAGGCTATCCTCCAGGAGATCGTCAGCTTTGTCCTCATCTTCTGCTCCGACCCT CATCCAAGAGTGCGTTATGCTGCCTGCAACGCTATTGGACAGATGGCCACAGACTTTGCTCCAACCTTCCAAAAGAAATTCCACGATAAG GTGATCTCAGCTCTGCTTCAGACCATGGAAGACCAAAGTAACCCTCGGGTGCAGGCACACGCTGCTGCCGCCCTCATCAACTTCACAGAGGACTGTCCCAAATCCCTGCTCATCCCATATCTGGACAGCTTGGTGCAGCACCTTCATGTCATCATGGTTGCTAAGCTGCaggag TTGATCCAGAAGGGCACCAAACTGGTCCTGGAGCAAGTGGTGACATCCATCGCCTCGGTGGCCGACACGGCTGAGGAGAAGTTTGTGCCATATTATGACCTGTTCATGCCCTCGCTCAAACACATCGTAGAAAATGCAGTGCAGAAGGAACTGCGGCTGCTTCGCGGCAAGACCATAGAGTGCATCAGTCTTATCGGCCTGGCTGTCGGCAAGGACAAG TTCATGCCAGATGCCTCTGCCGTCATGCAGCTGCTCCTCAAAACCCAGACAGACTTCAATGACCTGGAGGATGACGATCCTCAG aTCTCGTACATGATCTCAGCCTGGGCCAGGATGTGTAAGATCCTGGGTAAGGAGTTTCAGCAGTATCTGCCTGTGGTGATGGGTCCGCTGATGAAGACGGCCTCCATCAAGCCTGAGGTGGCCCTCCTTGACA CCCAGGATATGGAGAACATATCAGAGGATGACGGCTGGGAGTTTGTCAACCTGGGCGACCAGCAAAGTTTTGGCATCAAGACGGCCGGTCTAGAGGAGAAGGCCACTGCCTGTCAGATGCTG gtGTGTTATGCCAAAGAGTTGAAGGAAGGTTTTGTTGAGTACACGGAGCAGGTGGTGAAGCTGATGGTTCCTCTACTCAAGTTCTACTTCCACGATG GCGTGCGAGTGGCTGCAGCCGAGTCCATGCCCCTGCTGCTGGAGTGCGCTCGTGTTCGAGGACCCGAGTACCTCACCCAGATGTGGCACTTCATGTGCGACGCCCTCATCAAGGCTATCGGCACAGAGCCGGACTCGGACGTCCTGTCAGAAATCATGCACTCTTTTGCCAAG TGTATTGAGTTGATGGGTGACGGGTGTCTGAACAATGAGCATTTCGAGGAGCTGGGTGGCATCTTGAAAGGAAAACTGGAGGAGCATTTTAAGAACCAGGACCTTAGACAGA CCAAGAGACAGGATGAAGACTATGATGAGCAGGTGGAGGAAACATTACAAGATGAg gaTGAGAATGACGTGTACATCCTGACTAAAGTGTCAGACATCCTGCACTCAGTGTTCAGTAGTTACAAAGAGAAGGTGCTGCCATGGTTcgaacagctgctgcagctcatcgTACAGCTAATA TGTCCCAACAGGCCGTGGGCGGACAGACAGTGGGGTCTGTGCATCTTTGACGACGTGGTGGAGCACTGCAGCCCCTCCTCCTTCAAATACGCAGAATATTTCCTGCAGCCAATGTTGCAGTCGCTGTGTGACACGAGCCCTGAAGTCCGGCAGGCGGCCGCCTACGGCGTTGGTGTCATGGCTCAGTACGGAGGAGAGAACTACCGCCAGTTCTGTACAG AGGCCATCCCGCTGCTGGTCAGAGTCATCCAGGCAGCCGAGTCGCGCTCCAAGGAAAACGTAAACGCCACAGAGAACTGCATCTCTGCTGTCGGAAAGGTCATGAGGTTTCGGCCGGAGTGCGTCAACGTCAACGAGATCCTTCCCCACTGGCTCAGCTGGCTACCACTCAATGAGGACAAAGAGGAGGCTGTgcacacatttgattttttgTGCGACCTCATTGAAAG CAACAACCCCATCGTCCTCGGGCCAGACAACTCCAACCTTCCCAAAATTTTCCTCATCATCGCAGAGGGTGTTGCAAATGAATCGGTCAAGAGCGAAGACGCTTGCAGCAAACGTCTCGCAAATGACATCCGTCAAGTACAG ATGTCTGCAGGATTATGGACGCAGTGTGTATCGTCACTGAACGAGACGCAGCAGAAAGCCATACAGGACCTACTGAACACTGCCTGA